A stretch of Bifidobacterium sp. ESL0704 DNA encodes these proteins:
- a CDS encoding MGMT family protein → MSGAFNARVYDVVRKIPEGKVATYGQVAALAGNPRNARFVGYALHCNPEPGVIPCHRVVFRDGSLAPGFAFGGPDRQRALLEDEGVSFLPPAPKHENAGEEGWVVDLKRCQWQC, encoded by the coding sequence ATGAGTGGAGCATTCAATGCACGTGTCTACGATGTCGTCCGGAAAATTCCCGAAGGCAAGGTGGCCACGTACGGCCAGGTGGCGGCGCTCGCGGGCAATCCGCGCAACGCGAGGTTTGTGGGTTACGCGCTGCATTGCAACCCTGAGCCTGGCGTGATTCCGTGCCACCGCGTCGTTTTCCGTGACGGTTCGTTGGCCCCGGGATTTGCGTTCGGCGGCCCCGACCGCCAGCGGGCGTTGCTTGAGGATGAAGGCGTGTCATTTCTGCCTCCCGCGCCCAAGCATGAAAACGCCGGTGAAGAGGGTTGGGTGGTCGATCTCAAGCGTTGCCAATGGCAATGCTGA
- a CDS encoding YifB family Mg chelatase-like AAA ATPase, producing MAIGTAMSVGLVGLKANAIQMQAFISPGLPYFSIIGLPDASLSEARERVKSACQASGFSWPETRVTVNLSPASLPKRGSSHDTAIAVSVLSAAGVIPHDCLADTIVLGELNLDGSVLPVKGVLPIALYARDHGIDQIIVPQRNVEEAELVEGLDVTGIRHLGELIELMGGEAKYRICETSIPAGQTANEDESSLTPPVGDMAEVIGQERTKWALEVAAAGGHHLLMTGPPGSGKTMLASRMPGIMCPLNEQEQLEVASIRSLCGTLPNYGISDVPPFEAPHHTASTASLVGGGSGIATPGAITRAHRGVLFMDEAPEFSPRSLQTLREPLESGYVALSRSKGTTYYPANFQLIMAANPCPCGYGYGDGSRCTCKEKDRIRYFSRLSGPILDRIDIQVEVPPVEHLMAQSSQPQTTSEQMRHKVTDARRAAQERFAAYHWTCNAQASGTWLRANTSKAALVLIDQALKNERLSLRGADRTLRLAWTLADLGGKTTPGREEMMQGIALRTKES from the coding sequence ATGGCCATCGGGACGGCAATGTCGGTCGGATTGGTGGGGCTGAAAGCCAACGCCATCCAAATGCAGGCCTTCATCTCACCGGGACTGCCGTATTTCTCAATCATCGGCCTGCCGGATGCCTCGCTGAGCGAAGCACGCGAACGGGTGAAGTCCGCCTGCCAAGCCAGCGGATTCAGTTGGCCCGAGACCCGGGTGACGGTCAACCTCTCACCGGCCTCCCTACCCAAACGCGGCTCGTCGCACGACACGGCCATCGCCGTTTCCGTGCTGAGTGCGGCCGGCGTCATTCCCCACGATTGCCTGGCGGACACCATAGTGCTCGGCGAACTCAATCTCGACGGTTCGGTGCTCCCGGTCAAAGGTGTTCTGCCAATCGCCCTTTACGCCCGGGACCACGGCATCGACCAGATCATCGTGCCGCAGCGCAATGTCGAGGAAGCCGAACTGGTCGAAGGACTCGACGTGACCGGCATTCGCCATCTAGGCGAGCTCATTGAACTGATGGGGGGCGAGGCGAAATACCGAATCTGCGAAACCAGCATCCCCGCCGGTCAAACAGCCAACGAGGATGAATCGAGCCTCACTCCGCCCGTCGGCGACATGGCCGAAGTCATAGGGCAGGAACGCACGAAATGGGCACTTGAAGTGGCCGCCGCCGGCGGTCATCATCTGCTGATGACCGGGCCACCCGGCTCAGGCAAGACCATGCTCGCCTCACGTATGCCGGGCATCATGTGTCCGCTCAACGAGCAGGAACAGCTTGAAGTGGCATCGATACGTTCGTTGTGCGGAACCCTGCCGAATTATGGCATCAGCGATGTGCCGCCGTTCGAAGCCCCGCATCACACCGCTTCCACGGCGTCGCTGGTCGGCGGCGGATCCGGCATCGCCACCCCGGGAGCCATCACTCGGGCTCATCGCGGAGTGCTGTTCATGGATGAGGCGCCGGAATTCTCCCCTCGTTCGCTGCAGACCCTGCGCGAGCCTCTGGAAAGCGGATACGTGGCGCTTTCACGTTCCAAAGGAACGACCTACTACCCCGCCAATTTCCAGCTCATCATGGCCGCCAACCCTTGCCCGTGCGGTTATGGGTATGGTGACGGCTCGCGCTGCACCTGCAAGGAAAAGGACCGTATCCGCTATTTTTCCAGACTTTCCGGGCCCATCCTCGACCGCATCGACATCCAAGTCGAAGTGCCTCCGGTGGAACACCTGATGGCACAAAGCTCGCAGCCGCAGACCACCAGCGAACAGATGCGGCACAAGGTCACCGACGCCCGACGCGCCGCACAGGAGCGCTTCGCCGCCTATCACTGGACCTGCAACGCGCAGGCCTCCGGAACATGGCTGCGTGCGAACACCTCGAAGGCCGCTCTCGTCCTCATCGACCAAGCGTTGAAAAACGAACGGCTGAGCCTGCGCGGAGCCGACCGAACGCTGAGATTGGCATGGACTCTCGCAGACCTGGGCGGCAAAACGACACCAGGCCGCGAAGAGATGATGCAGGGTATCGCCCTACGAACGAAGGAGTCATAA
- a CDS encoding DNA-processing protein DprA, with the protein MNDTALASSTTRLPSIDDDTLARAILTFCIDSADALLFATIKGAGDATTALRLIADEQGGTANRNRLDEVFAAGTAKWGRKVNARGMASFHHGLERWRERLRQLPSGDEKELKDYFTATGSQWIIGPASPFWPTQLDDLSIRKDWASPLCLWGIGDPAALTSCPQPLAVVGSRGADDYGRYVAKTVAKKAAEQGHLVVSGGAFGIDAAAHWGALDTMSGIGEEQSGRTVAVFAGGLNHIGPERNQPLFERIKANGGALVSELCPDTIPEARRFLLRNRIIAALASSVVVAQARSRSGALNTANWAAELGRQVYAAPGNINIPGNTGCNWLIRDQRAIILTSVNAIEDICHEGHAPQTTPLSDQSSSPNIEITDNPSTSTTTNPPTDPMEESDEYSCKPQRPLHHRDSDTTPLIASAPLPGTTDISQLSKGNDTTGNATSNGTVTDSSSKASEPTAVQQEVLTAIRRCSRQGVAATHEAILATLNTPRPTGKSRSTTQNRANRPTTQTRQWDIGKLESALGEMELYGIVRLQSGTVRIISGKRNKAHSS; encoded by the coding sequence ATGAACGACACCGCATTGGCATCCTCCACGACTCGGCTACCGTCCATCGATGACGACACCTTGGCACGGGCCATCCTGACCTTCTGCATCGACAGCGCCGACGCCCTGCTCTTTGCCACCATCAAAGGTGCCGGCGACGCCACCACCGCTTTACGCCTGATCGCCGACGAACAAGGAGGCACGGCCAACCGCAACCGGCTCGACGAGGTTTTCGCCGCAGGAACGGCCAAATGGGGCAGAAAAGTCAACGCGCGAGGCATGGCCTCGTTCCATCACGGACTGGAACGGTGGCGAGAACGGCTGCGCCAACTGCCTTCAGGCGACGAAAAAGAACTCAAAGACTACTTCACGGCGACCGGATCGCAATGGATCATCGGACCGGCCAGCCCCTTCTGGCCGACTCAGCTCGATGACCTCTCCATCAGAAAAGACTGGGCCTCACCGTTGTGCCTATGGGGCATCGGCGACCCGGCGGCGTTGACGAGCTGCCCGCAACCGTTGGCCGTCGTCGGCTCACGAGGCGCCGACGATTACGGACGATACGTGGCCAAAACCGTGGCCAAAAAAGCCGCGGAGCAAGGGCATCTCGTGGTTTCCGGAGGGGCGTTCGGCATCGATGCCGCAGCACATTGGGGCGCACTCGACACCATGAGCGGCATCGGCGAAGAGCAAAGCGGACGGACCGTAGCGGTGTTCGCCGGAGGACTCAACCATATCGGCCCCGAACGCAACCAGCCCTTGTTCGAGCGTATCAAAGCCAACGGCGGCGCACTCGTCAGTGAGCTTTGCCCAGACACCATCCCTGAGGCGAGACGGTTCCTTTTGCGCAACCGCATCATCGCGGCCCTGGCCTCCTCCGTCGTCGTCGCGCAGGCGCGCAGCCGATCGGGAGCATTGAATACGGCCAATTGGGCAGCGGAATTGGGACGCCAGGTCTATGCGGCTCCGGGCAATATCAACATCCCCGGCAATACGGGATGCAATTGGCTGATCCGCGATCAGCGGGCCATCATCCTCACCTCGGTCAATGCCATCGAAGACATCTGCCACGAAGGCCACGCTCCACAAACAACGCCTCTCAGCGACCAGTCATCTTCGCCGAACATTGAAATCACAGACAACCCATCGACATCAACGACGACAAATCCGCCCACCGACCCTATGGAGGAAAGCGATGAATACAGCTGCAAACCCCAACGTCCACTCCACCATCGCGATAGCGACACAACACCGCTTATTGCATCAGCCCCCTTGCCAGGCACCACCGATATCTCGCAACTTTCTAAGGGAAACGACACAACGGGAAACGCCACGTCGAACGGCACCGTCACGGATTCATCATCGAAGGCGTCCGAACCCACCGCCGTGCAACAGGAAGTGCTGACAGCCATACGGCGTTGCAGCAGGCAAGGCGTGGCGGCCACGCACGAGGCCATTCTGGCGACGCTCAATACTCCCCGACCTACAGGCAAAAGCCGGTCAACCACACAAAACCGTGCGAACCGGCCCACGACACAGACCCGGCAATGGGATATCGGCAAACTGGAAAGCGCACTCGGGGAGATGGAACTGTACGGCATCGTCCGGCTTCAATCCGGCACTGTCCGCATTATCTCCGGCAAACGCAACAAGGCCCATAGCTCATGA
- a CDS encoding 2Fe-2S iron-sulfur cluster-binding protein gives MSEDAMHGMNVTIRIQRFTPMPERGHARRHSSSPFGGKARTGSPFGSSPSRRRIRGKHFSQDYDFEAQPGQTVLDCLLDIKRTIDPTLAFRYSCGHGICGSDAVSINGTPTLLCTAKVEDYAKPQSNQPATNNTAVDGFRPTGTTQQTARDTIGHNASEQTPEQTSDEDDQPRASLNAGDSRNPDALNSSTENENAAPNPALIEIAPLPGFPVLRDLIVDIDQMMNQIRKLEPYLKADGKLATTTDGQIDMFEYLQKPEELKRYELLSNCISCGICEGSCPVYAGGEAFIGPAALIADSRFINDSRDNATDQRLDAIATADGITACQSVRACSRECPRGIDVGEEMWQLTERVKSRQNR, from the coding sequence ATGAGTGAAGATGCAATGCATGGCATGAATGTGACCATTCGAATCCAACGATTCACGCCGATGCCAGAACGAGGGCACGCCCGGCGCCACTCCTCCAGTCCTTTCGGCGGCAAAGCCCGTACAGGCAGTCCATTCGGTTCATCCCCGTCACGCCGTCGCATTCGCGGCAAACATTTCAGCCAGGATTACGACTTCGAGGCACAGCCTGGGCAGACCGTACTTGATTGCCTGCTCGACATCAAACGCACCATCGATCCGACACTGGCCTTCCGCTATTCGTGCGGCCACGGCATCTGCGGTTCCGATGCGGTATCCATCAACGGCACGCCGACATTGCTCTGCACCGCCAAGGTCGAGGACTATGCCAAACCGCAATCCAACCAGCCTGCAACGAACAATACGGCGGTCGACGGGTTCCGCCCGACCGGAACCACGCAACAAACCGCCAGAGATACCATCGGTCACAACGCTTCCGAGCAGACTCCTGAGCAGACTTCCGACGAGGACGACCAGCCACGAGCGAGTCTCAATGCAGGCGATTCACGCAACCCCGACGCTTTGAACAGTTCCACAGAAAACGAGAACGCTGCCCCGAACCCGGCTCTCATCGAAATCGCCCCGTTGCCCGGATTCCCTGTGCTACGCGATCTCATCGTCGACATCGACCAGATGATGAACCAAATCAGGAAACTCGAACCGTACTTGAAAGCCGACGGCAAGCTGGCCACCACCACAGACGGCCAGATCGACATGTTCGAATACCTGCAAAAGCCCGAAGAACTCAAGCGTTATGAACTATTGAGCAACTGCATATCCTGCGGGATATGCGAAGGCAGCTGCCCGGTCTACGCCGGCGGCGAGGCGTTCATCGGCCCCGCGGCACTGATCGCCGACTCCCGATTCATCAACGATTCACGAGACAACGCGACCGACCAACGTCTCGATGCCATCGCCACCGCCGACGGCATCACCGCCTGCCAATCCGTGCGTGCCTGCAGCCGTGAATGCCCTCGCGGCATCGACGTCGGCGAAGAGATGTGGCAACTCACCGAACGTGTCAAAAGCCGGCAGAACCGATAA
- a CDS encoding methyltransferase has protein sequence MNKTTYTNMAKVWQFAETHALEEENDVLRKARADAETAKLPQGSAAQADLLRFITRSLNATSIISVGTGSIVEALQLVEGLGGAGQLTAVDSSARGITMIRSLFDDISDAAENRTTLRAVNTSPAVFLPRLNAGTYDLIVVSGVASNYEPSFVEAANLLKTGGRIIFTDMSGLAYPDGDKPNAMRTLLSKVEDDDRFEQTLTPTGTGMLIAVKR, from the coding sequence ATGAACAAGACAACATACACCAACATGGCCAAGGTTTGGCAATTCGCGGAAACCCATGCGCTGGAAGAGGAAAACGACGTGCTGCGCAAGGCCCGCGCCGACGCTGAAACAGCCAAGCTCCCACAAGGTTCCGCCGCACAGGCCGATCTGCTGCGTTTCATCACCCGGTCGCTCAACGCGACCTCCATCATCAGCGTCGGCACCGGTTCGATCGTCGAGGCCCTACAGCTGGTGGAAGGACTGGGCGGTGCCGGACAACTGACGGCCGTCGACTCCTCCGCCCGCGGCATCACGATGATCCGCAGCCTGTTCGACGACATCTCGGACGCTGCCGAAAACCGCACCACCCTTCGCGCCGTCAACACTTCTCCGGCAGTGTTCCTGCCTCGCCTCAACGCCGGAACCTACGATCTCATCGTCGTCTCCGGTGTGGCCTCCAACTATGAGCCCTCATTCGTCGAAGCGGCGAACCTGTTGAAAACCGGGGGCCGTATCATCTTCACGGACATGTCCGGCCTTGCCTACCCCGATGGCGACAAGCCGAACGCCATGCGCACGCTGCTGAGCAAAGTCGAAGACGACGACCGTTTCGAACAAACGCTCACACCGACGGGAACCGGCATGCTGATTGCCGTAAAACGCTAA
- a CDS encoding FAD-binding protein: MSPEQVEDIYDAVIIGAGAAGLSAALGILRTEKIKEMSAEGRRPKLLVISKLQALRSHTGSAEGGIAASLGNVEHDDWHWHYYDTVKGGDWLVDQDAAKILAQYAPQTVVNLERSGVAFSRTADGHIAQRKFGGHTKNYGKAPVRRAAYAADRIGHQILYALWQQCIGAGVQFAEEWYVTDLVLNDRRDRACGVVAFDTHTGKTHAIASRNILMATGGAGRLFHTTSNSWDLTGDGMALALKAGLQLEDCEFVQFHPTGLAHTGILLSEASRGEGGILRNADGEAFMARYAPEHKDLAARDVVSRSIMAEVDAGRGVADPKEPNGPKDCVWLDMTGIDKAHMLEVLPQVIETIRDYAGLDPSKDWVPVKPTAHYTMGGIPITTDGEVYRWQDGNRQIVRGLYAAGECSCVSVHGANRLGGNSLLDACLFGTRAGESIARSISGEQGDAGSSDNQSYDNKNRDAAQAAADKRQATIKTLLASSSDDNSPAETAGKVEDAAVCARQASDETPSSAATNSHDDVSGAGRDNPYQLLADLGTTMEHALAVRCDADSIAKAQQTINEKLLPRAKSLHTHSQTTAFNQELTAIWEVRNLIELAQAMLNASVERRESRGAFARTDFPKRDDEHFLTHSMAAADGTVSWQPVHIVDMPPKSRAY, encoded by the coding sequence ATGAGTCCAGAGCAAGTTGAAGACATATACGACGCGGTGATCATCGGTGCGGGGGCGGCCGGATTGTCTGCGGCACTGGGAATCTTAAGAACCGAGAAAATCAAGGAGATGAGCGCCGAAGGCCGTCGCCCGAAACTTCTGGTGATCTCGAAACTGCAGGCCCTTCGCTCGCATACCGGTTCAGCTGAAGGCGGCATCGCGGCCAGCCTCGGCAATGTCGAACACGATGACTGGCATTGGCATTATTACGACACCGTCAAGGGCGGCGATTGGCTGGTCGACCAGGACGCGGCAAAGATACTGGCGCAATACGCTCCGCAGACGGTCGTCAATCTTGAACGCAGCGGCGTGGCGTTCTCGCGCACGGCGGACGGGCATATCGCCCAACGCAAATTCGGCGGGCACACCAAAAACTACGGCAAGGCGCCCGTGAGGCGCGCGGCGTATGCGGCCGACCGCATCGGCCACCAAATTCTCTACGCCCTGTGGCAGCAGTGCATCGGCGCAGGAGTGCAGTTCGCGGAGGAATGGTACGTCACCGACCTGGTCTTGAACGACAGACGCGACAGGGCTTGCGGCGTGGTCGCATTCGACACCCACACCGGCAAGACCCATGCCATCGCCTCCCGTAACATCCTGATGGCGACCGGCGGCGCCGGACGGCTGTTCCACACAACCTCGAACTCCTGGGATCTGACCGGCGACGGCATGGCGTTGGCGCTCAAGGCCGGGCTGCAACTCGAGGATTGCGAGTTCGTGCAGTTCCACCCCACCGGACTGGCGCACACCGGCATCCTTCTTTCCGAAGCCTCACGAGGCGAGGGAGGCATCCTTCGCAACGCCGACGGCGAGGCATTCATGGCCCGGTATGCCCCGGAACACAAGGATTTGGCGGCGCGCGACGTGGTCAGCCGTTCCATCATGGCCGAAGTCGACGCCGGACGCGGCGTGGCCGACCCCAAGGAGCCGAACGGACCCAAGGACTGTGTGTGGCTCGATATGACCGGCATTGACAAGGCTCATATGCTGGAGGTCCTTCCGCAGGTGATTGAGACCATCCGCGATTACGCAGGCCTTGACCCGAGCAAGGATTGGGTACCCGTCAAACCCACCGCGCATTACACTATGGGCGGCATCCCCATCACCACCGACGGCGAGGTCTATCGTTGGCAGGACGGCAACCGTCAGATCGTGCGCGGGCTCTACGCGGCCGGCGAATGCTCCTGCGTCAGCGTGCATGGCGCGAACCGACTGGGCGGCAACAGTCTGCTCGACGCCTGTCTCTTCGGTACCCGCGCCGGCGAATCCATCGCCCGTTCCATCAGTGGCGAGCAGGGCGACGCTGGGAGCAGCGACAATCAATCCTATGACAACAAAAACCGGGATGCCGCACAGGCAGCAGCAGACAAGCGGCAAGCCACGATCAAGACCTTGTTGGCATCGTCCAGCGATGACAATTCTCCTGCAGAAACCGCCGGAAAAGTCGAAGACGCGGCTGTATGTGCGCGGCAAGCCAGCGACGAAACCCCTTCATCTGCCGCGACCAACAGTCATGATGACGTATCTGGTGCCGGCAGGGACAACCCCTACCAGCTGCTGGCCGATCTCGGCACGACGATGGAACATGCACTCGCCGTACGATGCGATGCCGACAGTATCGCCAAAGCGCAGCAGACCATCAACGAAAAGCTGCTTCCCCGGGCCAAAAGCCTGCACACCCATTCGCAGACCACGGCCTTCAACCAGGAACTCACAGCGATATGGGAGGTCCGCAATCTCATCGAACTGGCCCAGGCGATGCTCAACGCCTCGGTCGAAAGGCGTGAGTCGCGCGGAGCGTTCGCCCGTACCGATTTTCCGAAACGCGATGACGAGCATTTCCTGACGCATTCCATGGCCGCCGCCGACGGAACAGTCAGCTGGCAGCCGGTACATATCGTTGATATGCCGCCGAAATCACGCGCATACTAA
- a CDS encoding TIGR00730 family Rossman fold protein — protein sequence MMTNETGKSYGIDGGTTGGDTDDSGLIGTQRGVAQTADRIEDVRSWETHRSGSVLMRGSMIPAQTPDQALLAFPGEESGNADTDGNASAAEDDAALSGRSAGNAAKAAENATKSRDGKDWRHGDPWRVLRIQSEFVEGFDALADLGRALCVFGSARVKENEPEYRQAMRMGELAAQSGIAVITGGGPGIMEAANRGAAEAGGVSVGLGIELPHEEGLNQWVNLGMDFRYFFVRKMMFVKYSSALIVCPGGFGTLDEMFEILTLVQTGKTSPKPVVLFDTQYWKGLFDWVRGPMLDRGLISEDDLNKVQFTDDPEEAVRLAIGGMTK from the coding sequence ATGATGACGAATGAAACGGGAAAATCTTACGGCATTGACGGCGGCACTACGGGCGGCGACACTGACGACAGCGGTCTGATCGGGACTCAACGCGGTGTGGCACAGACGGCTGATCGGATAGAAGACGTGCGCTCATGGGAGACGCATCGTAGCGGCTCGGTGCTGATGCGCGGGTCGATGATTCCCGCCCAGACCCCGGACCAGGCCTTGCTTGCATTTCCCGGCGAAGAAAGCGGCAATGCCGATACGGACGGCAACGCTTCTGCGGCTGAAGACGATGCAGCCTTGTCGGGGCGGTCGGCCGGGAATGCTGCAAAAGCTGCGGAAAATGCGACAAAATCCCGCGACGGCAAGGATTGGCGACATGGCGACCCTTGGCGCGTGCTGCGCATCCAATCGGAATTCGTTGAGGGCTTCGACGCGCTTGCCGATCTGGGCAGGGCATTGTGCGTGTTCGGTTCGGCACGCGTCAAAGAGAACGAGCCGGAATACCGTCAGGCCATGCGCATGGGCGAACTGGCGGCGCAAAGCGGCATCGCGGTCATTACCGGCGGCGGGCCGGGCATCATGGAGGCCGCGAATCGAGGGGCCGCCGAGGCCGGTGGTGTTTCGGTCGGGCTCGGCATCGAACTGCCGCACGAAGAAGGGCTCAACCAGTGGGTGAACCTCGGAATGGACTTCCGCTATTTCTTCGTACGCAAGATGATGTTCGTCAAGTACTCGTCGGCGTTGATCGTCTGCCCTGGCGGATTCGGGACTTTGGATGAGATGTTCGAGATTCTGACGCTGGTGCAGACTGGCAAGACCTCACCCAAGCCGGTGGTGCTTTTCGACACGCAGTATTGGAAGGGACTGTTCGATTGGGTTCGGGGCCCGATGCTCGATCGCGGGCTCATTTCAGAAGACGATCTGAACAAGGTCCAGTTCACCGATGACCCCGAAGAGGCGGTGCGGCTGGCGATCGGCGGTATGACGAAGTAG
- a CDS encoding DUF6287 domain-containing protein, whose translation MSGNQPWNQPGANAAYPPQANNGIYNAPTSSIPPIPVNVPLPGGMQPQQNGGAMPAKPHKSRTTMIVIIAAIVVVLAAAGAGGFYYYSSNSHDAAVSQYGKAVNHLADVKSDLKAAIKQANSDTKDIHKGQVKNPDLLGDYQKKLEASKKLSTIKANDTIADTSSASTRDLKQATQSLNDLASKVSNSSKDMSNIAKKLVDSKADADDVLKPIEREVTAAEKQKKANDQEAANSGIDMIQIKRGDYSSLNGTWTNPGGAWMTITNGQLTPQNAFAGTTPPYTLQECGGYESQCMSYGDIPSTEAQLVQGGAYQYNEESPSVQEILIIAQKNSALNDVAPSNVTTMADPTDQSKDRIIPIWIGTNQGQTPFCGNSGCAYYRNGGGEASQASKQKLKSKVDAANDDIAKMDDQWEEEAKANFQCRVDVVNGAQKTCPAIGENGKDDSGKSGDIKASAYFEPDTKGNSASTPVRTGDVENLGSNHGNIGVSR comes from the coding sequence ATGAGTGGTAATCAGCCTTGGAACCAGCCTGGCGCGAATGCGGCATACCCGCCGCAGGCCAATAACGGGATATACAACGCACCGACCAGCAGCATCCCGCCCATCCCGGTCAATGTCCCGCTGCCCGGTGGCATGCAGCCCCAGCAAAACGGCGGTGCGATGCCTGCCAAACCCCACAAAAGCAGAACCACCATGATCGTCATCATCGCAGCCATAGTGGTCGTGCTGGCAGCCGCCGGTGCAGGCGGTTTCTATTATTATTCCTCGAATTCCCACGATGCCGCGGTCTCACAGTACGGCAAGGCCGTCAATCATCTTGCCGATGTCAAATCGGATCTGAAGGCCGCCATCAAGCAGGCGAACAGCGACACCAAAGACATTCATAAAGGTCAGGTCAAGAATCCCGACCTGCTGGGCGACTACCAGAAGAAGCTGGAAGCCTCCAAAAAGCTGTCCACAATCAAGGCAAACGATACCATCGCCGATACGTCCAGCGCTTCCACCAGAGACCTGAAGCAGGCCACACAATCCTTGAACGACCTTGCCAGCAAAGTCAGCAACAGCTCAAAAGACATGAGTAATATCGCCAAAAAACTGGTCGATTCCAAAGCCGACGCCGATGACGTCCTCAAGCCGATCGAACGCGAAGTGACCGCCGCCGAAAAACAGAAGAAGGCGAACGACCAAGAGGCCGCCAACAGCGGCATCGATATGATACAAATCAAACGCGGCGATTATTCCAGCCTCAACGGCACCTGGACTAATCCGGGCGGCGCGTGGATGACCATCACCAACGGCCAGCTCACCCCGCAAAACGCGTTTGCCGGCACCACCCCTCCGTATACGTTGCAGGAATGCGGGGGATATGAAAGCCAGTGCATGAGCTATGGTGACATCCCGTCCACCGAGGCCCAACTGGTGCAGGGAGGCGCCTACCAATACAACGAGGAATCGCCGAGCGTGCAGGAGATACTCATCATCGCGCAAAAGAATTCCGCGCTCAACGACGTCGCTCCCTCCAACGTGACGACCATGGCCGATCCGACGGACCAGTCAAAGGACCGCATCATCCCCATCTGGATCGGAACCAACCAAGGCCAGACGCCGTTCTGCGGCAATTCCGGCTGCGCCTATTATCGCAACGGTGGCGGCGAGGCGTCACAGGCGTCGAAGCAGAAGCTCAAGAGCAAGGTCGATGCGGCCAACGACGACATCGCCAAAATGGATGACCAGTGGGAAGAAGAGGCCAAGGCCAACTTCCAATGCCGCGTCGATGTGGTCAACGGGGCGCAGAAAACCTGCCCCGCCATCGGCGAGAACGGCAAGGACGATTCCGGCAAGTCCGGGGACATCAAGGCCAGCGCCTATTTCGAGCCGGATACCAAAGGGAATTCCGCTTCAACGCCTGTCAGAACAGGTGACGTTGAAAACCTCGGTTCCAACCATGGGAATATCGGTGTTTCACGCTGA